In a single window of the Lates calcarifer isolate ASB-BC8 linkage group LG1, TLL_Latcal_v3, whole genome shotgun sequence genome:
- the LOC108886902 gene encoding pyridoxal kinase: MECRVLSIQSHVVRGYVGNKSATFPLQVLGFEVDSINSVQFSNHTGYAHWKGQVLTAEELNVLYEGIKLNKVNHYDYILTGYSRDTSFLEMVVDIIQELKKANPSLVYVCDPVMGDHGAMYVPENLLPVYKDKVVPLADILTPNQFEAELLTGKKINTEEDAVEVMDLLHKMGPETVVLTSTDLPSKQGDQFLVALGSQKIVKPDGTNTSQKICMDIPKVDAVFVGTGDLFAAMLLAWTHHHPKDLKAACEKTVSVMHHVIKRTITYANEIAGPGKRPSPAQLELRMVQSKADIENPAVVVEAKVLQKSSH, from the exons GTGCTGGGCTTTGAAGTGGACTCTATCAACTCTGTCCAGTTCTCCAATCACACAG GCTACGCCCACTGGAAGGGACAAGTActgacagcagaggagctgaATGTGCTGTATGAGGGTATCAAGCTCAATAAGGTGAATCACTATGACTACATCCTCACAG GTTACAGCAGAGACACTTCCTTCTTAGAGATGGTGGTTGACATTATTCAGGAACTAAAGAAAGCCAATCCTAGCCTGGTATATG TTTGTGATCCTGTCATGGGAGACCACGGTGCTATG TACGTACCAGAGAACCTGCTGCCAGTCTACAAGGACAAAGTAGTGCCTTTGGCCGACATCCTCACTCCCAACCAGTTTGAAGCAGA gcTATTAACTGGGAAGAAAATTAACACAGAGGAAGATGCTGTTGAG GTGATGGACTTACTTCATAAAATGGGTCCAGAGACTGTGGTCCTCACTAGTACAGACCTGCCCTCAAAGCAGGGGGACCAGTTCCTGGTGGCCCTTGGGAGCCAAAAAATAG TAAAACCAGATGGGACCAACACCAGTCAGAAAATCTGCATGGACATCCCCAAAGTGGATGCTGTATTTGTGGGGACAGGAGACCTGTTTGCTGCTATGCTGCTAGCCTGGACTCACCATCACCCTAAGGACCTAAAG gcTGCCTGTGAAAAGACTGTGTCAGTGATGCACCACGTCATAAAGAGGACAATTACTTATGCCAATG agATTGCTGGTCCCGGAAAAAGGCCCAGTCCTGCACAACTGGAGCTGAGGATGGTTCAGAGCAAGGCCGACATTGAGAATCCTGCAGTTGTAGTGGAAGCTAAGGTTTTACAAAAGTCCTCACACTGA